In a single window of the Bacteroides acidifaciens genome:
- a CDS encoding IS256 family transposase, with product MDIPKEFLSKEFLSQFKTGEDVTAFMKELHTRVYEQMLEAEMDNHLGYEKHSNQGDHSGNSRNGSYRKQIQTEMGKSVIQVPRDRKGEFEPIVVPKHQSRGLSIERLVISLYAKGMSVADIESEMQEIYGINLSTSAISIITNKVSQAATEWQNRPLDSLYMIVWMDGIVFKVRENGKVINKTVYLCVGLNKEGLKEVLGMWIGKNESAAFWMGVLTDLKARGVEDILITVTDNLNGFTETIKSVFPASTTQICVVHQIRNSCRYVVWKEKKEFTADLKNIYNAPTKEAAEMELDNFEQKWGAKYPYAIRSWRNNWEELTVFFDFPVEIRKIIYTTNLIENLNGKIRKYTKNKLSFPNDDALKKSVYLAINEIEKKWYQPIWNWALIFNQFITIFENRIQV from the coding sequence ATGGACATTCCTAAAGAATTTTTAAGTAAAGAGTTTCTGTCCCAGTTTAAGACAGGCGAAGATGTGACTGCTTTCATGAAAGAGCTTCATACTCGTGTTTATGAACAAATGCTGGAAGCAGAGATGGATAACCATTTAGGTTATGAAAAACACTCCAATCAAGGCGATCATAGTGGCAACTCCCGCAATGGTAGTTATAGGAAGCAGATTCAAACCGAGATGGGTAAATCTGTTATTCAGGTTCCTCGTGATCGGAAAGGAGAATTTGAGCCTATTGTTGTTCCCAAGCATCAATCCCGCGGCTTATCAATCGAGCGTCTTGTCATCTCTCTTTATGCCAAAGGTATGAGCGTCGCTGATATTGAGTCGGAAATGCAGGAAATATACGGCATTAACCTTTCCACCTCCGCTATCTCCATTATCACCAATAAAGTTAGCCAGGCTGCAACAGAGTGGCAGAATCGTCCTTTGGACAGTTTATATATGATTGTCTGGATGGATGGTATCGTATTCAAAGTCAGAGAAAACGGCAAAGTGATCAACAAGACTGTTTACCTATGTGTAGGTCTGAATAAGGAAGGTTTGAAAGAAGTATTGGGTATGTGGATTGGCAAAAATGAGAGTGCCGCTTTCTGGATGGGCGTTTTAACGGATCTCAAAGCCCGTGGTGTAGAAGACATTCTGATTACAGTTACTGATAACCTGAATGGATTTACGGAAACCATCAAGAGTGTATTTCCTGCCTCTACTACTCAAATATGTGTGGTACACCAAATTAGAAACTCCTGTCGCTATGTCGTCTGGAAAGAAAAAAAGGAATTCACTGCCGATTTAAAGAACATCTATAATGCACCTACTAAAGAAGCAGCTGAGATGGAGTTGGATAACTTTGAGCAAAAATGGGGTGCTAAATATCCATATGCGATACGCTCATGGAGAAATAATTGGGAAGAACTGACCGTGTTCTTTGATTTCCCCGTCGAGATTAGAAAGATTATCTATACCACTAATCTTATTGAAAATCTAAATGGGAAAATTAGAAAGTACACCAAAAATAAGCTATCATTTCCAAATGATGATGCACTGAAAAAATCTGTCTATTTGGCCATTAACGAAATTGAAAAGAAATGGTACCAACCTATTTGGAATTGGGCATTGATATTTAACCAATTTATTACTATATTTGAAAACAGGATTCAAGTATAA
- a CDS encoding YceD family protein, with the protein MGKFDKYKIDLKGMQTDSAKYEFVLDNLYFAHIDGPEVQKGKVNVTLIVKRTSRAFELSFQTDGMVWVPCDRCLDDMELTISSSDKLMVKFGHEYAEEGDNLIVIPEEEGEINVAWFMYEFIALSVPMKHVHAPGKCNKAMTSKLNKHLKTNANDDSDDSFDTGGEDIIIEEEVEEQIDPRWNELKKILDNN; encoded by the coding sequence TTGGGAAAATTTGATAAATATAAAATTGACTTGAAAGGTATGCAAACAGACTCTGCTAAGTATGAGTTTGTATTGGATAACCTTTACTTCGCTCACATTGATGGACCTGAAGTTCAGAAAGGAAAGGTGAATGTTACATTGATCGTGAAAAGAACCTCTCGCGCTTTCGAACTGAGTTTTCAGACAGACGGAATGGTGTGGGTACCATGCGACCGTTGCCTGGATGATATGGAACTGACTATCAGTTCTTCTGATAAGTTGATGGTGAAGTTTGGACATGAATATGCGGAAGAAGGTGACAACCTTATCGTGATTCCCGAGGAAGAAGGAGAAATCAACGTTGCATGGTTCATGTATGAGTTTATTGCACTCTCAGTTCCAATGAAGCATGTGCATGCTCCCGGTAAGTGCAATAAGGCAATGACCAGTAAATTGAACAAGCATTTGAAAACAAATGCGAATGATGATAGTGATGATAGTTTCGACACAGGTGGAGAGGACATCATAATAGAGGAAGAAGTTGAGGAACAAATTGATCCTCGCTGGAATGAATTAAAAAAAATATTAGATAATAATTAA
- the rpmF gene encoding 50S ribosomal protein L32, whose amino-acid sequence MAHPKRRQSSTRQAKRRTHDKAVAPTLAICPNCGEWHVYHTVCGACGYYRGKLAIEKEAAV is encoded by the coding sequence ATGGCACATCCTAAGAGAAGACAATCAAGTACGAGACAAGCAAAGAGAAGAACTCATGATAAGGCAGTAGCCCCTACTTTGGCTATTTGTCCGAATTGCGGAGAATGGCATGTATACCACACTGTATGTGGCGCTTGCGGTTACTACAGAGGTAAGCTCGCTATTGAGAAAGAAGCAGCTGTATAA
- a CDS encoding beta-ketoacyl-ACP synthase III: MEKINAVITGVGGYVPDYILTNDEISKMVDTNDEWIMTRIGVKERHILNEEGLGSSYMARKAVKQLMKKTGANPDDIDLVVVATTTPDYHFPSTASILCDKLGLKNAFAFDLQAACSGFLYLMETAANFIRSGRYKKIIIVGADKMSSMVNYTDRATCPIFGDGAAAFMVEPTTEDYGIMDSILRTDGKGLPFLHMKAGGSVCPPSYFTVDNKMHYLHQEGRTVFKYAVSNMSDVSAAIAEKNGLTKDNINWIVPHQANVRIIEAVAHRMELPMDKVLVNIEHYGNTSAATLPLCIWDYEDKLKKGDNIIFTAFGAGFTWGAVYVKWGYDGKKE, from the coding sequence ATGGAAAAAATAAATGCAGTAATCACAGGAGTCGGTGGATATGTTCCCGATTATATCTTGACTAACGACGAGATATCAAAGATGGTGGATACCAACGATGAATGGATTATGACTCGTATCGGAGTAAAAGAAAGACATATTCTGAATGAGGAAGGATTAGGCAGTTCATACATGGCGCGCAAAGCTGTCAAACAGTTGATGAAAAAGACTGGTGCCAATCCCGACGACATTGATTTGGTTGTTGTCGCTACCACTACTCCTGACTATCACTTCCCTTCTACAGCTTCTATTCTTTGCGATAAACTCGGACTGAAGAATGCGTTTGCTTTCGATTTGCAAGCTGCTTGTAGCGGTTTCCTGTATTTGATGGAGACAGCTGCTAATTTCATCCGTTCGGGAAGATATAAGAAAATTATCATTGTCGGTGCCGATAAGATGTCGTCAATGGTTAACTATACAGATCGTGCTACATGTCCGATCTTTGGTGACGGTGCTGCTGCCTTTATGGTGGAACCGACTACGGAAGATTACGGAATCATGGATTCGATACTGAGAACTGATGGCAAAGGATTACCTTTCCTCCACATGAAAGCTGGTGGTTCGGTTTGTCCTCCCTCTTATTTCACGGTAGACAATAAAATGCACTATTTGCACCAGGAAGGAAGAACAGTGTTTAAATATGCTGTATCCAACATGTCGGATGTATCTGCTGCTATTGCAGAAAAGAATGGTCTGACAAAAGATAATATCAACTGGATTGTTCCGCATCAGGCGAATGTCCGCATTATCGAAGCCGTGGCTCACCGTATGGAACTCCCGATGGACAAAGTACTGGTAAATATAGAACACTATGGTAACACCAGTGCTGCTACACTTCCTTTGTGTATCTGGGATTATGAAGATAAACTCAAGAAAGGTGATAACATCATTTTCACAGCATTCGGTGCCGGATTTACTTGGGGCGCGGTTTACGTGAAGTGGGGTTATGACGGAAAGAAGGAATAA
- the era gene encoding GTPase Era has translation MHKAGFVNIVGNPNVGKSTLMNALVGERISIATFKAQTTRHRIMGIYNTDEMQIVFSDTPGVLKPNYKLQESMLNFSTSALTDADVLLYVTDVVETPDKNNEFMAKVREMTVPVLLLINKIDLTDQEKLIKLVEEWKELLPQAEIIPISAASKFNVDYVMKRIKELLPASPPYFGKDQWTDKPARFFVNEIIREKILLYYDKEIPYSVEVAVEEFKEEPKKIQIRAIIYVERDSQKGIIIGKQGKALKKVATEARRELERFFGKTIYLETYVKVDKDWRSSDKELRNFGYQLD, from the coding sequence ATGCATAAAGCAGGTTTTGTAAACATCGTAGGAAATCCGAATGTCGGAAAATCGACATTAATGAATGCTTTGGTGGGTGAACGCATCTCGATTGCTACCTTCAAGGCGCAGACTACTCGTCACCGTATTATGGGTATCTACAATACGGATGAAATGCAGATTGTCTTTTCTGATACTCCGGGAGTATTGAAACCCAATTACAAGCTACAGGAGTCTATGTTGAACTTTTCTACTTCGGCACTGACGGATGCGGATGTTTTGCTTTATGTGACTGACGTGGTAGAGACGCCGGACAAGAATAATGAGTTTATGGCAAAGGTGCGTGAGATGACTGTACCTGTGCTTCTGCTCATCAATAAAATTGACCTTACCGACCAGGAGAAACTGATCAAGTTGGTGGAGGAGTGGAAGGAACTGCTTCCGCAGGCTGAGATTATTCCGATTTCCGCTGCTTCGAAATTCAATGTGGACTATGTGATGAAGCGGATCAAGGAATTGCTGCCGGCCTCTCCTCCCTACTTCGGGAAAGACCAGTGGACGGACAAGCCTGCACGTTTCTTTGTGAATGAGATCATCAGGGAAAAGATATTGTTGTACTATGACAAGGAGATTCCCTACTCGGTGGAAGTGGCCGTGGAAGAGTTTAAGGAAGAACCGAAGAAGATTCAGATTCGTGCGATAATTTATGTGGAACGTGATTCGCAGAAGGGAATCATTATCGGTAAGCAGGGAAAGGCGCTGAAGAAGGTTGCTACTGAGGCTCGCCGTGAACTGGAGCGTTTCTTCGGGAAGACCATTTACCTGGAAACGTATGTGAAAGTTGATAAGGATTGGCGCAGCTCGGATAAGGAATTGCGTAATTTCGGTTATCAGTTAGATTAA
- the der gene encoding ribosome biogenesis GTPase Der, which translates to MSNLVAIVGRPNVGKSTLFNRLTKSRRAIVNEEAGTTRDRQYGKSEWQGREFSVVDTGGWVVNSDDIFEEEIRKQVLLAVDEADVILFVVDVMNGVTDLDMQVAAILRRANSPVIMVANKTDNHDLQYNAPEFYKLGLGDPYCISAITGSGTGDLMDLIVSKFKKEASEILDDEIPRFAVVGRPNAGKSSIVNAFIGEDRNIVTEIAGTTRDSIYTRYNKFGFDFYLVDTAGIRKKNKVNEDLEYYSVVRSIRAIEGSDVCILMLDATRGVESQDLNIFSLIQKNQKGLVVVINKWDLVEDKSVKVQKTFEEAVRSRFAPFVDFPIIFASALTKQRILKVLEEARNVYENRTTKIPTARLNEEMLPLIEAYPPPSNKGKYIKIKYITQLPNTQVPSFVYFANLPQYVKEPYKRFLENKMREKWNLTGTPVNIYIRQK; encoded by the coding sequence ATGAGTAATTTAGTTGCAATTGTAGGACGCCCCAATGTGGGCAAGTCTACCTTATTTAACCGTCTGACGAAATCTCGTCGGGCTATTGTGAATGAAGAAGCGGGTACGACCCGCGACAGGCAATATGGCAAGTCTGAGTGGCAGGGCCGTGAGTTCTCCGTCGTAGATACCGGCGGATGGGTGGTAAACTCGGACGATATCTTCGAAGAGGAGATTCGTAAGCAGGTATTGCTGGCTGTGGATGAAGCGGACGTGATTCTGTTCGTGGTGGATGTGATGAACGGTGTGACTGATTTGGATATGCAGGTGGCGGCTATTCTGCGCCGTGCCAATAGTCCGGTGATTATGGTTGCCAACAAGACGGATAACCATGATTTGCAATATAACGCTCCTGAATTTTATAAACTGGGCTTGGGCGACCCTTATTGTATTTCTGCTATTACGGGAAGTGGTACAGGGGATTTGATGGACTTGATTGTCAGCAAATTCAAGAAAGAAGCTTCTGAAATTCTGGATGACGAGATTCCTCGTTTTGCCGTTGTAGGACGTCCGAATGCCGGAAAATCTTCTATTGTGAACGCGTTTATCGGTGAAGACCGTAACATCGTGACTGAGATTGCAGGAACAACACGCGACTCTATTTATACCCGTTACAACAAATTCGGATTCGACTTCTATCTGGTAGATACAGCCGGTATCCGTAAGAAGAACAAGGTAAATGAAGACTTGGAATACTATTCTGTGGTTCGTTCGATTCGTGCCATCGAAGGCTCTGATGTCTGCATTCTGATGTTGGATGCTACCAGAGGGGTGGAAAGCCAGGACTTGAATATCTTCTCGTTGATTCAGAAGAATCAGAAAGGGTTGGTAGTCGTTATCAATAAATGGGACTTGGTGGAAGACAAATCCGTGAAAGTGCAGAAGACTTTCGAAGAAGCTGTCCGCTCCCGTTTTGCCCCGTTTGTCGATTTTCCGATTATCTTTGCTTCCGCATTGACGAAACAGCGTATCCTAAAAGTGCTTGAAGAAGCCCGTAACGTATATGAGAACCGGACAACGAAGATTCCGACTGCCCGTTTGAACGAAGAAATGCTTCCGTTGATAGAGGCATATCCGCCCCCTTCAAACAAAGGCAAGTATATCAAGATTAAATATATCACACAGTTGCCGAATACACAGGTGCCTTCATTTGTCTATTTTGCCAACTTGCCGCAATATGTGAAGGAACCCTACAAACGCTTCCTCGAAAATAAGATGCGTGAGAAATGGAATCTGACAGGTACTCCGGTTAATATTTATATTCGACAGAAGTAA
- the lptB gene encoding LPS export ABC transporter ATP-binding protein produces MEESKMVLRTEDLVKKYGKRTVVSHVSINVKQGEIVGLLGPNGAGKTTSFYMTVGLITPNEGRIFLDDLEITKYPVYKRAQTGIGYLAQEASVFRQMSVEDNIAAVLEMTNKPKEYQKEKLESLIAEFRLQKVRKNKGNQLSGGERRRTEIARCLAIDPKFIMLDEPFAGVDPIAVEDIQQIVWKLKDKNIGILITDHNVQETLSITDRAYLLFEGKILFQGTPEELSENQIVREKYLSNSFVLRRKDFQLEK; encoded by the coding sequence ATGGAAGAAAGCAAGATGGTGCTCCGCACGGAAGACTTGGTGAAAAAGTACGGTAAACGAACCGTTGTAAGCCATGTTTCCATCAATGTGAAGCAAGGTGAGATTGTGGGTTTGCTGGGTCCGAACGGTGCCGGCAAGACGACTTCATTCTATATGACCGTAGGATTGATTACCCCGAATGAAGGGCGAATCTTCCTTGACGACCTGGAGATTACCAAATATCCGGTTTACAAACGGGCGCAGACAGGAATCGGTTACCTTGCACAGGAAGCCTCTGTATTCCGCCAAATGAGCGTGGAAGACAATATTGCCGCCGTGCTCGAAATGACTAACAAGCCCAAAGAATACCAGAAGGAAAAACTCGAAAGCCTGATAGCGGAATTCCGCCTGCAAAAGGTACGCAAGAACAAAGGTAACCAGTTGTCCGGTGGTGAGCGCCGCCGTACGGAGATTGCACGCTGCCTTGCCATCGACCCGAAATTCATCATGCTCGACGAACCTTTTGCCGGTGTCGACCCGATTGCCGTAGAAGACATTCAGCAAATCGTGTGGAAACTGAAAGACAAAAATATCGGTATCCTGATTACCGACCACAACGTACAGGAAACGCTTAGTATCACCGACCGCGCCTACCTGCTGTTCGAAGGAAAGATTCTTTTCCAAGGTACACCGGAAGAGTTGTCCGAGAATCAGATTGTACGTGAAAAGTATCTGAGTAACAGCTTTGTGCTGCGTCGTAAAGATTTCCAGTTAGAGAAATAG
- a CDS encoding MlaE family ABC transporter permease, giving the protein MIKALRTVGRYFMLMGRTFSRPERMRMFFRQYLNELEQLGVNSIGIVLLISFFIGAVITIQIKLNIESPWMPRWTVGYVTREIMLLEFSSSIMCLILAGKVGSNIASELGTMRVTQQIDALEIMGVNSANYLILPKISAMVTVIPILVTFSIFAGIIGAFCTCWFAGVMNAVDLEYGLQYMFNEWFIWAGIIKSLFFAFIIASVSAFFGYTVEGGSIAVGKASTDSVVSSSVLILFADLVLTKLLMG; this is encoded by the coding sequence ATGATAAAAGCATTGAGAACTGTCGGTAGATATTTCATGCTGATGGGGCGGACTTTCTCCCGTCCCGAACGTATGCGCATGTTCTTCCGGCAATACCTTAACGAATTGGAGCAGCTAGGCGTGAACTCCATCGGAATCGTGCTGTTGATTTCGTTTTTCATCGGCGCGGTAATTACCATCCAGATTAAGTTGAATATCGAAAGTCCGTGGATGCCCCGCTGGACAGTGGGGTATGTGACCCGTGAAATTATGTTGCTGGAGTTTTCTTCTTCTATTATGTGCCTGATTCTCGCAGGTAAAGTGGGGTCGAACATTGCTTCGGAATTGGGAACGATGCGGGTGACACAGCAGATTGACGCGCTCGAAATCATGGGAGTCAATTCCGCCAATTATCTGATACTTCCTAAAATCTCGGCTATGGTGACTGTCATTCCCATATTGGTGACATTCAGTATCTTTGCCGGTATAATAGGCGCCTTTTGTACCTGCTGGTTTGCCGGAGTGATGAATGCTGTCGACCTTGAATATGGTTTGCAGTATATGTTTAACGAATGGTTTATATGGGCGGGTATCATCAAGTCCCTCTTCTTCGCCTTTATCATTGCAAGTGTGTCCGCTTTCTTCGGATATACGGTGGAAGGCGGTTCGATTGCCGTGGGAAAGGCTTCTACGGATTCCGTAGTGTCCAGCAGCGTCTTGATTCTGTTTGCGGATTTGGTATTAACTAAACTTTTGATGGGATGA
- a CDS encoding ABC transporter ATP-binding protein, giving the protein MIEIKGLYKSFDDKTVLNDINADFENGKTNLIIGQSGSGKTVLMKCIVGLLTPEKGEVLYDGRNLVMMGKKEKKMLRKEMGMIFQSAALFDSLSVLDNVMFPLNMFSNDTLRERTKRAMFCLDRVNLTEAKDKYPGEISGGMQKRVAIARAISLNPQYLFCDEPNSGLDPKTSLVIDGLIHDITQEYNMTTIINTHDMNSVLGIGEKVIYIYEGHKEWEGTKDDIFTSTNERLNNFIFASDLLRKVKDLEVQNMEG; this is encoded by the coding sequence ATGATTGAGATTAAAGGACTTTATAAATCGTTTGACGATAAGACGGTATTGAATGATATCAATGCGGACTTTGAGAATGGAAAGACAAACTTGATTATCGGCCAGAGTGGTTCCGGTAAGACGGTATTGATGAAATGTATTGTGGGGCTGCTAACTCCGGAGAAGGGCGAAGTCTTGTATGACGGACGAAATCTGGTGATGATGGGGAAGAAGGAGAAGAAGATGCTTCGCAAGGAAATGGGAATGATTTTCCAAAGTGCCGCCCTTTTCGACTCTTTGTCGGTATTGGACAACGTGATGTTCCCTCTGAATATGTTCAGTAATGACACATTGCGTGAGCGCACCAAGCGGGCGATGTTCTGCCTGGACCGTGTCAATCTGACCGAAGCGAAGGATAAGTATCCCGGAGAAATCAGTGGCGGTATGCAGAAGCGTGTGGCTATCGCACGCGCCATTTCTCTGAATCCGCAATACCTGTTTTGTGACGAACCGAACTCGGGGCTGGATCCGAAAACTTCCTTAGTGATTGACGGCCTGATTCATGATATTACCCAGGAATATAATATGACTACGATTATCAATACGCATGATATGAACTCTGTGTTGGGAATCGGCGAGAAGGTGATTTATATTTATGAAGGACATAAAGAATGGGAAGGAACGAAGGATGATATATTCACCTCTACCAACGAGCGCTTGAATAACTTTATTTTTGCTTCGGACTTGCTCCGCAAGGTGAAAGACCTCGAAGTACAAAACATGGAAGGTTGA
- a CDS encoding RNA recognition motif domain-containing protein, with amino-acid sequence MNIYVGNLNYRVKEGDLQQVMEDYGAVSSVKVIMDRETGKSKGFAFIEMEDDAAAAKAIAELNGAEYMGRTMVVKEARPRA; translated from the coding sequence ATGAACATTTATGTTGGAAACCTTAACTACCGTGTTAAGGAAGGAGATCTGCAACAAGTGATGGAAGATTATGGAGCAGTATCATCAGTTAAAGTTATTATGGACCGTGAAACCGGTAAATCAAAAGGATTCGCTTTCATCGAAATGGAAGACGATGCTGCAGCTGCTAAAGCTATCGCAGAATTGAACGGAGCTGAGTACATGGGACGTACTATGGTAGTTAAAGAAGCTAGACCTAGAGCTTAA
- the tig gene encoding trigger factor — translation MNVSLQNIDKVSAELTVKLEKADYQEKVDKELKSLRQKVQMPGFRKGMVPASLVKKMYGKSVIAEVVNKTLQEAVYNYIKENKVNMLGEPLPNEEKQQNIDFDTMDEFDFVFDIALAPEFKAEVSANDKVDYYTIEVSEEMIDNQVKMYTQRTGKYDKVDAYEDNDMLKGLLAQLDEEGNTKEGGIQVEGAVMMPSYMKNDEQKAIFANAKVNDVLVFNPNVAYDGNAAELGSLLKIDKEIAKDVQSNFSFQVEEITRFVPGELTQEVFDQAFGEGVVKTEEEFRAKIKEEIAARFVADSDYKFLIDVRKMMMEKVGKLEFPDALLKRIMLLNNEEKGEEYVAENYDKSIEELTWHLIKEQLVESNDIKVEQEDVLKMAKDTTKAQFAQYGMLSVPEDVLDNYAQEMLKKKETINNLVSRVVEVKLAAALKAQVTLENKNVSIEEFNKMFE, via the coding sequence ATGAACGTTTCATTACAAAACATTGACAAAGTAAGCGCAGAGCTTACTGTAAAGCTTGAGAAAGCGGATTATCAAGAGAAAGTAGACAAAGAGTTGAAATCACTTCGTCAGAAGGTGCAGATGCCCGGGTTCCGTAAAGGAATGGTTCCGGCAAGTTTGGTTAAAAAGATGTATGGTAAATCAGTGATTGCAGAAGTAGTGAATAAGACATTGCAAGAAGCTGTTTACAATTATATTAAAGAAAATAAGGTGAATATGTTGGGCGAACCGTTGCCTAACGAAGAAAAGCAACAGAATATTGATTTCGATACAATGGATGAATTCGATTTCGTATTCGACATCGCTCTGGCACCTGAATTCAAGGCTGAAGTAAGTGCTAATGATAAAGTGGATTATTATACGATCGAAGTGTCTGAAGAAATGATCGACAACCAGGTGAAGATGTACACTCAGCGCACCGGCAAGTACGACAAGGTGGATGCTTACGAAGATAACGACATGTTGAAAGGGCTGTTGGCTCAGTTGGACGAAGAAGGTAACACGAAAGAAGGCGGTATTCAGGTAGAAGGTGCGGTTATGATGCCTTCTTATATGAAGAACGACGAGCAGAAAGCTATCTTTGCTAATGCTAAGGTAAACGACGTGTTGGTGTTCAACCCGAACGTTGCTTATGACGGAAATGCTGCGGAACTTGGTTCTTTGTTGAAAATCGACAAGGAAATCGCCAAGGACGTGCAGTCAAACTTCAGCTTTCAGGTAGAGGAAATCACTCGTTTTGTTCCGGGTGAGCTGACTCAGGAAGTGTTCGACCAAGCATTCGGTGAAGGCGTTGTGAAGACTGAAGAAGAATTCCGCGCTAAGATTAAGGAAGAAATCGCAGCAAGATTCGTTGCAGACAGCGATTATAAATTCCTGATCGACGTTCGTAAGATGATGATGGAGAAAGTAGGTAAGTTGGAATTCCCTGACGCGCTGCTGAAACGTATCATGTTGCTGAACAACGAAGAGAAAGGCGAAGAATATGTTGCTGAAAACTATGATAAGAGCATTGAAGAGTTGACTTGGCACCTGATTAAGGAACAGTTGGTAGAATCTAACGACATCAAGGTGGAACAGGAAGATGTTCTGAAGATGGCAAAAGACACAACGAAAGCTCAGTTTGCTCAATACGGCATGTTGTCTGTCCCCGAAGATGTGCTTGACAACTATGCACAGGAGATGTTGAAGAAGAAAGAAACTATCAACAACCTGGTAAGCCGTGTTGTAGAAGTGAAGTTGGCTGCTGCCCTGAAAGCACAGGTAACATTGGAAAATAAGAACGTTTCTATCGAAGAATTCAATAAGATGTTTGAATAA
- the clpP gene encoding ATP-dependent Clp endopeptidase proteolytic subunit ClpP, which yields MDDFRKYATKHLGMNGMVLDDVIKSQAGYLNPYILEERQLNVTQLDVFSRLMMDRIIFLGTQVDDYTANTLQAQLLYLDSVDPSKDISIYINSPGGSVYAGLGIYDTMQFISSDVATICTGMAASMAAVLLVAGAEGKRSALPHSRVMIHQPMGGAQGQASDIEITAREIQKLKKELYTIIADHSHTDFDKVWADSDRDYWMTAQEAKEYGMVDEVLIRK from the coding sequence ATGGATGATTTTAGAAAATACGCAACCAAGCATTTAGGAATGAATGGCATGGTATTGGATGATGTGATTAAATCGCAGGCCGGGTATTTGAATCCTTATATTCTGGAAGAAAGACAGTTGAACGTGACTCAACTCGATGTTTTCTCACGGTTGATGATGGACCGCATCATTTTCCTCGGTACGCAGGTGGATGACTATACGGCGAATACGCTTCAGGCACAGTTGCTGTATCTGGATTCTGTAGACCCGAGCAAGGACATTTCTATTTATATCAACTCTCCGGGTGGAAGTGTGTATGCCGGACTGGGCATTTACGATACTATGCAGTTTATCTCAAGTGATGTCGCTACTATCTGTACAGGTATGGCAGCTTCAATGGCAGCCGTATTGCTGGTGGCGGGCGCCGAAGGCAAACGTTCCGCTTTGCCCCATTCACGCGTGATGATTCACCAGCCGATGGGAGGTGCTCAGGGACAGGCTTCGGACATTGAAATTACAGCACGTGAGATTCAGAAATTGAAGAAAGAACTTTATACGATTATTGCCGACCACTCGCATACTGACTTTGATAAAGTATGGGCGGACTCAGACCGCGACTACTGGATGACCGCTCAGGAGGCGAAAGAGTATGGTATGGTTGATGAGGTATTGATTAGAAAATAA